Proteins from one Geothermobacter hydrogeniphilus genomic window:
- the cysQ gene encoding 3'(2'),5'-bisphosphate nucleotidase CysQ has protein sequence MTEQDKAIMDIDIARVCAIARAAGEAIMEIYAGEFNVELKGDQSPLTCADKASHQVISAGLKRNFPEIPILSEEGAEISFDERRGWERFWLVDPLDGTKEFIKRNGEFTVNIALIEAGQPVLGVVYVPVQEKLYWGIEGQGAWLQTGRGEPCPVRVRNPDPAAGLKVVMSRSHPSPELAAYLEKIRVAEAVSVGSSLKLCVVAEGLADIYPRLGPTMEWDTAAGHAVAVAAGARVTTPGGEPLCYNKQNLLNPHFIVAPPGLELPRV, from the coding sequence ATGACCGAACAGGACAAGGCTATCATGGATATCGATATCGCCAGGGTCTGCGCCATCGCCCGTGCCGCGGGAGAGGCGATCATGGAGATCTATGCCGGGGAGTTCAATGTCGAACTCAAGGGGGATCAGTCGCCGCTGACCTGCGCCGACAAGGCCTCCCACCAGGTCATCAGCGCCGGGCTTAAGCGTAACTTTCCCGAGATTCCGATTCTCTCCGAGGAGGGGGCGGAGATCTCTTTTGATGAGCGCCGCGGCTGGGAGCGTTTCTGGCTGGTCGATCCCCTCGACGGCACCAAGGAGTTCATTAAGCGCAACGGCGAATTCACCGTCAACATCGCCCTGATTGAAGCCGGGCAGCCGGTTCTCGGGGTGGTCTACGTCCCGGTGCAGGAGAAACTCTACTGGGGAATCGAGGGACAGGGCGCCTGGCTGCAGACGGGGCGGGGCGAGCCGTGCCCGGTCCGTGTCCGCAACCCCGATCCCGCGGCGGGATTGAAGGTGGTGATGAGCCGCTCCCATCCGTCGCCGGAGCTGGCGGCCTACCTGGAGAAAATTCGCGTCGCCGAAGCGGTTTCGGTCGGCAGTTCACTGAAACTCTGTGTCGTCGCCGAGGGGCTGGCCGATATCTACCCGCGTCTCGGTCCGACCATGGAATGGGATACCGCCGCCGGTCACGCCGTTGCCGTCGCCGCCGGGGCGAGGGTGACGACCCCCGGGGGAGAGCCGCTGTGTTACAACAAGCAGAACCTGCTCAATCCCCACTTCATCGTCGCCCCGCCGGGGCTGGAGCTGCCGCGGGTCTGA
- the cysC gene encoding adenylyl-sulfate kinase, with product MQYETRARSIFKALSWRTWATITTAVIVFAFTGRFALALTVGALEVVAKMALYFFHERLWQKIRWGKKEVPAFVLWFTGLPASGKKAVADRVYQLLKDRGLKVERLDSRDVRPLFPETGFSPPEVNRHVKRSGHLCAMLEKNGVSVVASFVSPYRESREFARRMAATFVEVHMRSTPEACMKRDSKGHYARAQRGEFKYFPGVDVAYEQPRQPEIVIDVEQTPAERAAEQVLDYLKKHVLVEGRRVKKAPAAAEVSFDES from the coding sequence ATGCAGTATGAAACCAGGGCACGCTCCATCTTCAAGGCCCTTTCGTGGCGCACCTGGGCCACCATCACCACGGCGGTCATCGTCTTCGCCTTTACCGGACGGTTCGCCCTGGCGCTGACCGTCGGCGCCCTGGAAGTTGTCGCCAAGATGGCGCTCTATTTTTTTCACGAGCGCCTGTGGCAGAAGATCCGCTGGGGGAAGAAAGAGGTGCCGGCCTTTGTCCTCTGGTTTACCGGTCTGCCCGCCTCCGGTAAAAAAGCCGTGGCCGACAGAGTGTACCAGCTGCTGAAAGACCGGGGGCTCAAGGTTGAACGTCTCGACAGCCGTGATGTCCGCCCCCTTTTCCCCGAAACCGGCTTCTCTCCGCCCGAGGTCAACCGCCACGTCAAGCGCTCCGGCCACCTCTGCGCGATGCTGGAAAAGAACGGGGTCAGCGTGGTCGCGTCCTTTGTTTCTCCCTACCGTGAAAGTCGTGAATTCGCCCGGCGGATGGCCGCGACCTTTGTCGAGGTTCACATGCGTTCGACGCCGGAGGCCTGTATGAAGCGGGACAGCAAGGGGCACTACGCCAGAGCCCAAAGAGGAGAATTCAAATATTTCCCCGGCGTGGATGTCGCCTATGAGCAGCCGCGGCAGCCGGAAATCGTGATCGATGTGGAGCAGACCCCTGCCGAGAGAGCCGCGGAGCAGGTGCTTGACTACCTGAAGAAGCATGTCCTGGTCGAAGGCCGACGGGTGAAGAAGGCGCCGGCAGCGGCCGAAGTTTCTTTCGATGAATCCTGA
- the cysN gene encoding sulfate adenylyltransferase subunit CysN yields the protein MNNQSVLIAEDIHAYLKAQEEKSMLRFITCGSVDDGKSTLIGRLLWDSKLVFEDHLAALEADSKRIGTQGDEIDYALLLDGLQAEREQGITIDVAYRFFSTDKRKFIVADTPGHEQYTRNMVTGASTAQLAVILVDARKGVLTQTRRHSFLVSLVGIRKVVLAINKMDLVDYREETYKTICADYRQFAAELGFEEMTCIPISALKGDNIIHPGENMPWYDGPTLMHALETVAVGDRAVELPFRMPVQWVNRPNLDFRGFSGTIASGRILPGDRIVVPGSGQTSRIRRIVTMDGDLDQAVAGQAVTLCLEDEIDISRGDLLADAEARPVHADQFQAHLVWMHEDALLPGRSYLLKTGASLVTAQIGELKYRVDVNSLEHQPCKTLALNEIGVCNLALDRAVSFDPYKENRGTGNFILIDRLTNATVGAGMIDHPLRRASNIHWQSIDVNKDSRAAIKGQKPCVLWFTGLSGAGKSTIANLVEKKLHALGRHTYLLDGDNVRHGLNKDLGFTDADRVENIRRIAEAARLFVDAGIIVLTAFISPFRSERKMARDLLEEGEFIEVFVDTPLEVCEQRDPKGLYKKARSGQLPNFTGIDSAYEPPENAEMVIDTREKPAEEIAEEIVKRLLGDELLGEQRDGTLWQS from the coding sequence ATGAACAACCAATCCGTACTGATCGCCGAAGATATTCACGCTTACCTGAAAGCCCAGGAAGAAAAATCGATGCTGCGCTTCATTACCTGCGGCAGCGTCGATGACGGCAAGTCGACCCTGATCGGGCGGCTGCTGTGGGATTCGAAGCTGGTCTTCGAGGACCACCTGGCAGCGCTGGAAGCCGACAGCAAACGGATCGGCACCCAGGGGGACGAGATCGATTATGCGCTGCTGCTCGACGGCCTGCAGGCCGAGCGGGAACAGGGGATCACCATCGATGTCGCCTACCGCTTCTTTTCCACCGACAAGCGCAAGTTCATCGTCGCCGACACCCCGGGGCATGAACAGTACACCCGCAACATGGTCACCGGCGCCTCGACCGCACAGCTGGCGGTGATCCTGGTTGACGCCCGCAAGGGCGTGCTGACCCAGACCCGGCGTCACAGTTTCCTGGTGTCGCTGGTGGGGATCCGCAAGGTTGTGCTGGCGATTAACAAGATGGACCTGGTCGACTATCGTGAAGAGACCTACAAAACCATCTGCGCCGACTACCGGCAGTTCGCTGCCGAACTCGGTTTCGAGGAGATGACCTGCATCCCGATCTCGGCTCTTAAGGGGGACAACATCATCCACCCCGGGGAGAATATGCCCTGGTACGACGGCCCGACGCTGATGCACGCCCTGGAGACGGTCGCGGTCGGCGACCGGGCGGTGGAACTGCCGTTCCGCATGCCGGTGCAGTGGGTCAACCGGCCCAATCTTGATTTCCGGGGATTTTCCGGCACCATCGCCTCAGGCCGCATTTTGCCGGGAGACCGGATCGTCGTGCCCGGATCGGGACAGACCAGCCGCATCCGACGCATCGTCACCATGGACGGAGACCTGGACCAGGCGGTTGCCGGACAGGCGGTCACCCTCTGCCTCGAAGACGAGATCGATATCAGCCGCGGTGACCTGCTGGCCGATGCCGAGGCGCGGCCTGTTCATGCCGACCAGTTCCAGGCGCACCTGGTCTGGATGCACGAGGACGCCCTGCTGCCGGGACGCAGCTACCTGCTCAAGACCGGCGCCAGTCTGGTGACCGCCCAGATCGGCGAGTTGAAATACCGCGTCGACGTCAACAGTCTTGAACATCAGCCGTGCAAGACCCTGGCGCTCAACGAGATCGGCGTCTGCAACCTCGCCCTGGATCGTGCTGTCTCCTTCGATCCCTACAAGGAGAACCGCGGCACCGGCAATTTCATTCTCATCGACCGCCTGACCAACGCCACCGTCGGTGCCGGAATGATCGATCATCCGCTGCGCCGCGCCAGCAATATTCACTGGCAGTCGATCGATGTCAACAAAGACTCCCGCGCCGCCATCAAGGGGCAGAAACCCTGTGTCCTCTGGTTCACCGGGCTTTCCGGCGCCGGCAAGTCGACCATTGCCAACCTGGTGGAAAAGAAACTGCATGCCCTCGGTCGTCATACCTACCTGCTCGACGGCGACAATGTCCGCCATGGTCTGAACAAGGATCTCGGTTTTACCGACGCTGACCGGGTGGAGAACATCCGCCGTATCGCCGAGGCGGCCCGACTCTTCGTCGATGCCGGGATCATCGTCCTGACCGCTTTCATCTCCCCGTTTCGCAGTGAGCGAAAGATGGCCCGTGACCTGCTGGAGGAGGGCGAATTCATCGAGGTTTTTGTCGACACCCCGCTTGAAGTCTGTGAACAGCGCGATCCCAAGGGGCTCTACAAGAAGGCCCGTTCCGGCCAGTTGCCGAATTTCACCGGCATCGACTCGGCCTACGAACCGCCGGAAAATGCCGAAATGGTGATCGATACCCGGGAAAAGCCGGCCGAAGAGATCGCCGAAGAGATTGTCAAGCGGCTGCTCGGCGATGAATTGCTCGGCGAGCAGCGCGACGGAACCTTGTGGCAGTCATGA
- a CDS encoding ComEA family DNA-binding protein encodes MKRLFVAVLLVVSSLFVFSLPAGAAEVPLQAQVKTGAVNVNVATTRELQKLPGVGKVTAERIVAFRDANGPFASVDALVKVQGIGRKTLEKIRPLVVVE; translated from the coding sequence ATGAAACGTCTGTTTGTTGCTGTGTTGCTGGTTGTGTCGAGCCTGTTCGTTTTCAGCCTGCCGGCTGGTGCCGCCGAGGTGCCGTTGCAGGCTCAGGTCAAGACCGGCGCTGTCAATGTCAATGTCGCTACGACCAGGGAATTGCAGAAGTTGCCCGGAGTCGGCAAGGTGACCGCTGAGCGGATTGTCGCCTTCAGGGACGCCAACGGCCCTTTTGCTTCGGTCGATGCCCTGGTCAAGGTCCAGGGGATTGGCAGAAAAACGCTGGAAAAGATTCGTCCGCTGGTGGTGGTTGAGTAA
- the galE gene encoding UDP-glucose 4-epimerase GalE — protein MSILVTGGAGYIGSHTVLELLQAGQEVVVVDNLSNASPVALKRVAELAGRQARLEVADIRDRSALRRIFDDCRPAAVVHFAGLKAVGESCDIPLAYYQNNVAGTATLCEVMAEVGCKRLVFSSSATVYGDPASLPIREDFPTGATNPYGRTKLFIEEMLRDLHTSDSEWRIALLRYFNPIGAHESGRIGENPNGIPNNLFPFITQVAVGKRERLSIFGDDYPTVDGTGVRDYIHVVDLALGHLRALERLEREPGLVCVNLGTGQGYSVLQMVDAFQRINNIAVPYRIVARRPGDIAACYADPSLAAEELGWKAERGLEEMCRDGWRWQRQNPNGYAGE, from the coding sequence ATGTCGATACTCGTGACCGGCGGGGCCGGATATATTGGTTCCCACACCGTCCTTGAGCTGTTGCAGGCGGGGCAGGAGGTGGTCGTGGTCGACAACCTCAGCAATGCCTCGCCGGTTGCCCTTAAGCGGGTTGCCGAGCTGGCCGGGCGCCAGGCGCGGCTGGAGGTGGCCGATATCCGCGACCGGTCGGCACTGCGGCGTATTTTCGATGACTGCCGTCCCGCCGCAGTGGTCCACTTCGCCGGGCTCAAGGCGGTCGGCGAATCCTGTGACATCCCGCTGGCCTATTATCAGAACAATGTTGCCGGTACCGCCACCCTCTGCGAGGTGATGGCCGAGGTCGGCTGCAAGCGGCTGGTCTTCAGTTCCTCGGCCACCGTCTACGGTGACCCGGCCTCCCTGCCGATCCGCGAGGATTTCCCCACCGGGGCGACCAATCCCTACGGACGGACCAAGCTCTTCATCGAGGAGATGCTGCGCGACCTGCATACCTCCGACTCCGAGTGGCGGATCGCCCTGCTGCGCTACTTCAATCCGATCGGCGCCCATGAAAGCGGCCGCATCGGCGAGAATCCCAACGGCATTCCCAACAACCTCTTTCCCTTTATCACCCAGGTCGCTGTCGGCAAGCGTGAACGACTGTCGATCTTCGGCGATGATTACCCGACCGTCGACGGTACCGGGGTGCGCGACTACATCCATGTTGTCGACCTCGCCCTCGGCCATCTCCGAGCGCTGGAACGTCTCGAACGCGAGCCGGGGCTGGTCTGCGTCAATCTCGGCACCGGACAGGGCTACTCGGTGCTGCAGATGGTCGACGCCTTTCAGCGGATCAACAACATCGCGGTGCCCTACCGGATTGTGGCCCGCCGCCCGGGAGATATCGCCGCCTGCTACGCCGACCCGTCCCTGGCCGCGGAAGAACTGGGCTGGAAGGCCGAACGCGGACTCGAAGAGATGTGCCGCGACGGCTGGAGATGGCAGCGGCAGAATCCGAACGGCTACGCCGGGGAGTGA
- the ppgK gene encoding polyphosphate--glucose phosphotransferase — protein sequence MEILGIDIGGTGIKAAPVDVVGGRLLCKRRRLLTPQPATPAAVVRTVTELVRSFSWSGPIGCGFPAVVRNGVALSAANIDRSWVGADAGALLSEATGCPVRLINDADAAGLAEMRFGAGRGVGGTVIMVTIGTGLGSALFRNGELLPNSELGHLYLADGTMAEHFASARVRKAEGLSWQQWAGRFSLHLQQLERLLNPDLFILGGGGSRKYTEFIDLLKVETPVRVARHFNDAGIVGAALAGCPEALPDRVASGIIQI from the coding sequence ATGGAGATTCTGGGTATCGATATCGGCGGCACCGGGATCAAGGCCGCGCCGGTCGATGTGGTCGGTGGTCGCCTGCTGTGCAAACGTCGTCGCCTGCTGACGCCGCAGCCGGCGACGCCGGCCGCGGTGGTGCGGACGGTGACGGAACTGGTGCGGAGTTTTTCCTGGAGCGGGCCGATCGGCTGTGGTTTTCCCGCGGTGGTTCGTAACGGCGTGGCCTTGTCGGCGGCCAACATCGACCGCTCCTGGGTCGGGGCCGATGCCGGGGCGCTGCTGTCGGAGGCGACCGGTTGCCCGGTGCGGCTGATCAATGATGCCGATGCCGCCGGGCTGGCCGAGATGCGTTTCGGAGCCGGGCGCGGCGTCGGCGGAACGGTGATCATGGTGACCATCGGCACCGGGCTCGGCTCGGCCCTGTTTCGTAACGGGGAACTGCTCCCCAACAGTGAACTCGGTCATCTCTATCTTGCCGACGGCACCATGGCCGAGCACTTTGCCTCCGCCCGTGTCCGCAAGGCGGAAGGGCTCTCCTGGCAGCAGTGGGCGGGGCGTTTCAGTCTGCACCTGCAGCAGCTGGAGCGGCTGCTCAATCCCGATCTTTTCATTCTCGGCGGCGGCGGGAGTAGGAAATATACGGAGTTCATCGATCTGCTCAAGGTCGAAACGCCGGTCAGGGTGGCACGCCATTTCAATGACGCCGGGATTGTCGGCGCTGCCCTGGCGGGATGCCCGGAAGCATTGCCAGACCGTGTCGCCAGTGGCATAATTCAGATCTGA
- a CDS encoding HEAT repeat domain-containing protein, translating to MAVQKLIDDLKNGSGIKRSRAAAELGHCGDLAAAAALIGALEDTNATVRSNATFALGELGVREAVPQLVPMLKDGDEWVRKSAAKALGLLKAEEALPHLEAALEDPSDIVRSNVSRSLEQIRSSMSGS from the coding sequence ATGGCTGTACAGAAGTTGATCGATGATTTGAAAAACGGCAGTGGTATCAAACGTTCCCGGGCCGCGGCCGAATTGGGCCACTGCGGTGATCTCGCCGCCGCCGCCGCCCTGATCGGCGCCCTCGAGGATACCAATGCCACGGTACGCAGCAATGCCACCTTCGCTCTCGGTGAACTGGGGGTGCGTGAAGCCGTGCCGCAACTGGTCCCGATGCTGAAAGATGGCGATGAGTGGGTCCGCAAGAGCGCGGCCAAGGCTCTCGGGCTACTGAAGGCCGAAGAGGCACTGCCGCACCTGGAAGCGGCCCTGGAGGATCCCTCGGACATTGTTCGCAGCAATGTCAGCCGCAGCCTGGAGCAGATTCGCAGCAGCATGTCGGGTTCTTGA
- a CDS encoding mechanosensitive ion channel family protein: protein MDWQSFFSGDAFTDYVIPWVINIGLSAAVFIVGRIVVGIITGLMRKLLTKAKMDEILVDFIYSIAHAALVLFVIIAALDQLGVDTTSLIALLGAAGLAVGLAMKDSLQNFAAGVMLIIFRPFRAGDYVEVAGTAGTVEKISIFSTVLKTPDNCEVIVPNGNIYGDNIKNYAARPTRRIDLEFGIGYEDDIRQARDIMLRQIRADERILEDPEPVVAVAELADSSVNFVVRPWVETADYWAVRFDLIEKIKLAFDAEGISIPYPQMDVHLEQSRAAAVGS, encoded by the coding sequence ATGGACTGGCAGAGCTTTTTCTCCGGGGACGCGTTTACTGACTACGTGATTCCCTGGGTGATCAACATCGGCCTGTCGGCTGCCGTTTTTATTGTCGGACGAATTGTCGTCGGCATCATCACCGGGTTGATGCGCAAGCTGCTGACCAAGGCGAAGATGGATGAAATCCTGGTCGATTTCATCTACTCGATAGCCCACGCGGCGCTGGTGCTGTTTGTTATCATCGCCGCCCTTGACCAACTCGGAGTCGATACCACATCACTGATCGCCCTGCTCGGCGCCGCCGGCCTGGCGGTCGGCCTGGCGATGAAGGATTCGCTGCAGAATTTTGCCGCCGGGGTGATGCTGATCATTTTTCGCCCCTTCCGGGCGGGGGATTATGTCGAGGTCGCCGGAACCGCGGGGACGGTTGAGAAGATCAGTATTTTCAGTACCGTACTGAAAACCCCGGACAACTGCGAGGTCATCGTTCCCAACGGCAATATCTACGGGGACAACATCAAGAACTACGCGGCCCGCCCGACCCGGCGCATCGACCTGGAGTTCGGTATCGGTTACGAGGATGATATCCGGCAGGCTCGCGACATCATGTTGCGGCAGATCCGCGCTGATGAACGGATTCTCGAGGATCCTGAACCGGTGGTGGCGGTTGCCGAGCTGGCTGACAGCAGTGTCAATTTCGTCGTTCGGCCCTGGGTTGAAACCGCTGATTACTGGGCGGTTCGTTTTGACCTGATCGAAAAGATCAAGCTTGCCTTTGATGCCGAGGGCATCTCGATCCCCTATCCGCAGATGGATGTCCACCTCGAACAGTCCCGCGCTGCGGCGGTTGGAAGCTGA
- the cysD gene encoding sulfate adenylyltransferase subunit CysD, with protein MNQTHLRQLEAESIHIMREVAAVFENPVMLYSIGKDSSVMLHLARKAFHPGKLPFPLMHVDTTWKFREMIAFRERMAAEHGFELLVHTNLEGVERGISPFTHGSALYTDVMKTEGLKQALDKYGFDAAFGGARRDEEKSRAKERIFSFRSANHRWDPKNQRPELWNLYNTRVAPGESIRVFPLSNWTELDIWQYIYLEQIPIVPLYYAKVRPVLEREGMLILADDDRLELKPGEKIVEKSVRFRTLGCYPLTGAVESTAATLPEIIQEMLLTRTSERQGRAIDHDQAGSMEKKKQEGYF; from the coding sequence ATGAACCAGACCCACCTGCGCCAGCTGGAAGCGGAAAGTATCCATATCATGCGCGAGGTCGCCGCGGTTTTCGAAAACCCGGTGATGCTCTACTCCATCGGCAAAGATTCCTCGGTGATGCTGCACCTGGCCCGCAAGGCCTTTCATCCCGGGAAGCTGCCCTTCCCGCTGATGCATGTCGACACCACCTGGAAGTTCCGTGAGATGATCGCGTTTCGGGAGCGGATGGCGGCCGAGCATGGTTTTGAACTGCTGGTTCATACCAACCTGGAGGGTGTTGAACGGGGGATTTCTCCCTTCACCCACGGCAGCGCCCTCTACACTGACGTGATGAAGACCGAGGGGTTGAAGCAGGCGCTTGACAAGTACGGCTTCGATGCCGCCTTCGGCGGCGCGCGGCGGGACGAGGAAAAGTCGCGCGCCAAGGAACGGATCTTTTCCTTCCGCAGCGCCAATCACCGCTGGGATCCGAAGAACCAGCGACCCGAATTGTGGAATCTCTACAACACCCGGGTCGCTCCGGGCGAGAGCATCCGTGTTTTTCCGCTCTCCAACTGGACCGAACTGGATATCTGGCAGTACATCTATCTTGAGCAGATTCCCATCGTGCCGCTCTACTACGCCAAGGTCAGGCCGGTACTGGAACGGGAAGGCATGCTGATTCTCGCCGATGATGACCGTCTCGAACTGAAGCCGGGCGAAAAGATCGTCGAAAAGTCAGTCCGTTTCCGTACCCTCGGCTGCTACCCGCTGACCGGAGCCGTCGAATCGACCGCCGCCACCCTGCCGGAAATCATCCAGGAAATGCTGCTGACCCGCACCTCGGAACGCCAGGGGCGCGCCATCGATCACGACCAGGCCGGCAGCATGGAGAAGAAGAAGCAGGAAGGGTATTTTTAA
- a CDS encoding aminotransferase class I/II-fold pyridoxal phosphate-dependent enzyme, which produces MTRMARRAASLQPTIFTAMTDLANRHRAINLGQGFPDFAAGEAIKRSAVRAIKQDCNQYAPSNGQPQLREAIAAKMSRQYGLQFDPGSQIAVTVGATEALFAALFSLLDPGDEVVLFEPCYDSYRPAISMAGGVSRPLTLRPPDWHVDRDELERLISPRTRLLLLNSPQNPIGKVFNREELRAIAELCVRHDVIAVTDEVYEHILFEGEHIPLATLPGMADRTLTISSLAKTFSVTGWKVGWAAGPADLVEALLRVKQFITFCGAAPLQTAAAEALAVGEDFYQRLKEDYRQRRDFLCELLADVGLPPLTPQGTYFVCVDIGALGRGNDIAFCRDLTERVGVAAIPVSPFCSNPDDGRDLVRFAFCKSRPVLEEAAKRLRAGAGM; this is translated from the coding sequence ATGACCCGCATGGCCCGACGCGCAGCATCCCTGCAACCGACTATTTTTACCGCGATGACCGATCTCGCCAACCGCCACCGGGCGATCAACCTCGGCCAGGGGTTTCCCGACTTCGCCGCCGGGGAAGCGATCAAGCGCAGTGCCGTCCGCGCCATCAAGCAGGACTGCAACCAGTACGCCCCCAGCAACGGACAGCCGCAGCTGCGCGAGGCGATCGCCGCCAAGATGAGCCGACAATACGGCCTCCAGTTCGACCCCGGGTCGCAGATCGCGGTCACGGTCGGCGCCACCGAGGCGCTGTTCGCCGCTCTCTTCAGCCTGCTCGATCCGGGCGATGAGGTGGTTCTGTTCGAGCCCTGCTACGATTCCTACCGCCCGGCGATCAGCATGGCCGGCGGCGTATCCCGTCCCCTCACCCTGCGACCGCCTGACTGGCACGTCGACCGCGACGAACTGGAGCGGCTGATCTCCCCCCGCACCCGGCTGCTGCTGCTCAATTCACCGCAGAACCCGATCGGCAAGGTGTTCAACCGGGAGGAACTGCGGGCGATTGCCGAACTCTGCGTCAGGCATGATGTCATCGCCGTCACCGACGAGGTCTACGAGCATATCCTCTTCGAGGGCGAGCACATCCCCCTGGCGACCCTGCCCGGCATGGCGGACCGCACCCTGACCATTTCCAGCCTCGCCAAGACCTTCAGCGTCACCGGCTGGAAGGTCGGCTGGGCTGCCGGACCGGCTGACCTGGTCGAGGCCCTGCTGCGCGTCAAGCAGTTCATCACCTTCTGCGGCGCGGCCCCGCTGCAGACCGCCGCGGCCGAGGCCCTGGCCGTCGGAGAGGACTTTTATCAGCGGTTGAAGGAGGATTACCGGCAGCGGCGCGATTTTCTCTGCGAGCTGCTGGCCGACGTCGGCCTGCCGCCGCTGACCCCGCAGGGGACCTATTTCGTCTGTGTCGACATCGGCGCTCTGGGACGGGGGAATGACATCGCATTCTGTCGTGATCTGACCGAACGGGTCGGCGTCGCCGCCATCCCGGTCAGCCCCTTCTGCAGCAACCCGGACGACGGTCGCGACCTGGTCCGCTTCGCCTTCTGCAAATCCCGGCCGGTGCTGGAAGAGGCGGCGAAAAGACTGCGGGCGGGGGCGGGGATGTGA